A portion of the Syntrophales bacterium genome contains these proteins:
- the purM gene encoding phosphoribosylformylglycinamidine cyclo-ligase, which produces MSNSATYREAGVDIDKANLFVDRIKPVVRNTFRKEVMSGIGGFGALFRMDLTRWRKPILVSSTDGVGTKLRIAHWMNRHDTIGIDLVAMSVNDVLVQGAEPLFFLDYLATGRIDVETSVKVVEGIAHGCQDAGCALIGGETAEMPGFYGDGEYDLAGFCVGAVEEDRLIDGSEVRVGDVLIGIASTGLHSNGYSLARRVFFDRQGLSVQDRVAGLEGTVGEELLKPTRIYVKSVLNVLKNFPVHGLVHVTGGGFYDNIPRIVRGSIRAVVRRDSWIIPPIFRVLQELGRVEEGEMFRVFNMGIGMILVVPEQDAPEILNRLHQLGETAWPIGHIDRREDDQPPLEMVSP; this is translated from the coding sequence ATGTCCAATTCAGCAACGTATCGTGAGGCCGGTGTCGACATCGACAAGGCCAATCTTTTTGTAGACCGGATCAAGCCAGTCGTCCGGAACACCTTCCGGAAGGAGGTCATGAGCGGCATCGGGGGATTCGGGGCCCTCTTCCGGATGGACCTGACCCGCTGGCGCAAGCCCATTCTCGTGTCCTCCACCGACGGGGTCGGGACCAAGCTCCGCATCGCGCACTGGATGAACCGGCACGATACCATCGGCATCGACCTCGTGGCCATGTCCGTCAACGATGTCCTCGTACAGGGTGCGGAGCCCCTGTTTTTCCTCGATTACCTGGCCACCGGCCGGATCGACGTGGAGACGAGCGTGAAGGTCGTCGAGGGAATCGCCCATGGATGCCAGGACGCGGGATGCGCCCTCATCGGCGGCGAGACCGCCGAGATGCCCGGGTTTTACGGCGACGGCGAATACGACTTGGCGGGGTTCTGCGTCGGCGCCGTCGAGGAGGACCGGCTGATCGACGGCTCCGAAGTCAGGGTGGGCGACGTCCTCATAGGGATCGCCTCGACGGGACTCCACAGCAACGGTTACTCCCTGGCCCGCAGGGTCTTCTTCGACCGGCAGGGTCTGTCGGTCCAGGACCGGGTGGCCGGCCTCGAGGGAACCGTGGGCGAAGAGCTCCTGAAGCCGACCCGGATCTATGTCAAGTCGGTCCTGAACGTCCTGAAGAACTTTCCGGTCCACGGTCTCGTCCACGTGACCGGCGGCGGCTTCTACGACAACATCCCCCGCATTGTCCGCGGCTCCATCCGGGCCGTCGTCCGGCGGGATTCCTGGATCATTCCCCCGATTTTCAGGGTTCTCCAGGAGCTGGGCCGGGTCGAGGAGGGGGAGATGTTCCGGGTCTTCAACATGGGCATCGGCATGATTCTCGTCGTGCCGGAGCAGGACGCGCCGGAGATCCTCAACCGGCTGCACCAGCTCGGCGAGACGGCGTGGCCCATCGGCCACATCGACCGGCGGGAGGACGATCAGCCTCCGCTGGAAATGGTCTCCCCCTGA
- the purN gene encoding phosphoribosylglycinamide formyltransferase — translation MNQVPIGVLVSGSGSNLQSLIDRIEEGTLDARIRIVISNNPDAFALKRCEKHGIRTAVIRHADYPDRESFDRKMAEILKASGVELVVMAGFMRILSSWFLREFPLRIMNIHPALLPAFPGLHVQRQAVLHGVRFSGCTVHFADEGVDTGPIIIQAVVPVLDDDTEDTLAARILRQEHRIYPQAVQLYAEGRLRIEGRRVIVVDNPAGGDEALHNPPVTNF, via the coding sequence ATGAATCAAGTGCCCATCGGCGTCCTGGTATCCGGAAGCGGCTCCAACCTGCAGTCCCTGATCGACCGCATCGAGGAGGGAACGCTGGACGCCCGGATCCGGATCGTCATCAGCAACAACCCGGACGCCTTTGCCCTGAAACGCTGTGAAAAGCACGGTATCCGGACGGCGGTCATCCGGCACGCCGACTATCCCGACCGGGAATCCTTCGACCGGAAAATGGCGGAGATCCTCAAGGCCAGCGGGGTGGAGCTGGTGGTCATGGCGGGGTTCATGCGCATCCTGTCCTCGTGGTTCCTCCGGGAATTCCCCCTGCGGATCATGAACATCCACCCGGCGCTGCTCCCGGCCTTTCCGGGACTGCACGTCCAGCGGCAGGCGGTTCTCCACGGGGTCAGGTTTTCCGGCTGCACGGTCCACTTCGCCGACGAGGGCGTCGACACCGGCCCCATCATCATCCAGGCGGTCGTCCCCGTCCTCGACGACGACACGGAAGACACCCTGGCCGCGCGGATCCTCAGACAGGAGCACCGGATCTACCCGCAGGCCGTCCAGTTGTATGCCGAGGGAAGGCTCCGGATCGAAGGGCGGCGGGTCATCGTCGTCGACAATCCGGCCGGCGGCGACGAGGCCCTTCACAATCCTCCCGTCACGAATTTCTGA